A window of the Eulemur rufifrons isolate Redbay chromosome 6, OSU_ERuf_1, whole genome shotgun sequence genome harbors these coding sequences:
- the LOC138384976 gene encoding olfactory receptor 5M1 — MFSPNHTIMTEFILLGLTDDPVLERILFGVFLVVYLVTLSGNLCLIVLIRTDSHLQTPMYFFLGHLSFVDICYSSNITPNMLYIFLSDQKTISYAGCFTQCLLFIALVITEFYILAAMALDRYVAICSPLHYSSRMSKNVCVCLVTVTYICGFLNGLSQALLTFHLSFCGSLEINHFYCADPPLIMLACSDTSVKNMAMFVVAGFTLSSSLSVILLSYLFIFVAILRMCSAAGRHKAFSTCGSHLTVVTLFYGTLFCMYLRPPSEKSVEESKIIAVFYTFLSPMLNPLIYSLRNKDVILALQQMTREIFFHKMAF; from the coding sequence ATGTTCTCCCCAAACCACACTATAATGACAGAATTTATTCTCTTGGGACTCACAGACGACCCCGTGCTAGAGAGGATCCTGTTTGGGGTGTTTCTGGTCGTCTACCTAGTCACGCTGTCAGGGAATCTGTGCCTGATCGTGCTGATCCGGACTGATTCCCACCTCCAAACtcccatgtatttcttccttgGCCACCTCTCCTTTGTAGACATTTGCTATTCCTCCAATATTACCCCAAATATGCTGTACATTTTCCTCTCAGACCAGAAGACCATCTCCTACGCTGGATGCTTCACACAGTGTCTTCTCTTCATTGCTCTAGTGATCACTGAGTTTTATATCCTTGCTGCAATGGCATTGGACCGCTACGTAGCCATTTGCAGTCCTCTGCATTACAGTTCCAGGATGTCCAAGAATGTTTGTGTCTGTCTGGTCACAGTCACTTATATATGTGGCTTCCTTAATGGACTTTCTCAGGCACTGCTGACATTTCACTTATCCTTCTGTGGCTCCCTTGAAATCAATCATTTCTACTGCGCGGATCCTCCCCTTATAATGTTGGCCTGCTCTGACACCTCTGTCAAAAACATGGCGATGTTTGTAGTAGCTGGATTTACTCTCTCAAGTTCTCTCTCGGTCATTCTTCTGtcctatcttttcatttttgtggctATCTTGAGGATGTGTTCTGCTGCAGGCAGGCACAAAGCCTTTTCCACCTGCGGTTCCCACCTGACGGTAGTCACTCTATTTTATGGAACCCTCTTCTGCATGTACTTAAGGCCTCCATCAGAGAAGTCTGTAGAGGAGTCCAAAATAATTGCAGTCTTTTATACCTTTTTGAGCCCAATGCTGAACCCATTGATCTACAGCCTAAGGAACAAAGATGTAATCCTTGCCTTGCAACAAATGACTAGGGAAATATTCTTTCATAAAATGGCATTTTAG
- the LOC138384490 gene encoding olfactory receptor 5M5-like: MLKKNYTTVTEFILLGLTNRAELQSVLFVVFLVTYLITVIGNVSMILLIRSDSKLHTPMYFFLSHLSFVDLCYATNVTPQMLINFLSKRKTISFIGCAIQFHFFIALVITEYYMLAVMAYDRYVAICKPLLYGGKMSRCVCLSLVAAAYVYGFANGLAQTILMLRLSFCGPNEINHFYCSDPPLMVLACSDAYVKETAMFVVAGINLTCSLTIILISYVFIFTAILRIRSAEGRHKAFSTCGSHLTAVTIFYGTLFCMHLRAPSEASVEQGKIVAVFYIFVSPMLNPLIYSLRNKDVKRAIKEVIRKKLFVK; this comes from the coding sequence atgttaaagaaaaactatacaaCAGTGACTGAGTTTATTCTCCTGGGACTGACAAATCGAGCTGAGCTGCAATCTGTCCTTTTTGTGGTATTCTTAGTCACCTACCTTATCACGGTCATTGGCAATGTGAGCATGATTCTGTTAATCAGAAGTGACTCAAAACTTCACACTCCGATGTACTTCTTCCTCAGTCACCTCTCCTTTGTAGATCTCTGTTACGCCACCAATGTCACTCCTCAGATGCTGATTAACTTCTTATCCAAGAGAAAGACCATTTCCTTCATTGGCTGTGCTATacaatttcactttttcattGCCCTGGTGATCACAGAGTATTACATGCTCGCAGTGATGGCttatgaccgctatgtggccatctgcaagccttTGTTATATGGTGGCAAAATGTCCAGATGTGTCTGCCTGTCTCTCGTTGCTGCTGCTTATGTTTATGGCTTTGCAAACGGTCTGGCACAAACCATCCTGATGCTTCGTCTGTCCTTCTGTGGACCCAACGAGATCAACCATTTTTACTGCTCAGACCCACCTCTCATGGTCCTCGCCTGCTCGGATGCCTACGTCAAAGAAACTGCCATGTTCGTGGTGGCTGGTATCAACCTGACCTGCTCTCTCACCATCATCCTCATCTCCTATGTTTTCATATTCACAGCCATCCTGCGCATCCGCTCTGCTGAGGGCAGGcacaaggccttctccacctgtggcTCCCATCTGACGGCTGTCACCATCTTTTACGGGACGCTGTTCTGCATGCATTTGAGGGCCCCGTCTGAGGCCTCTGTAGAACAGGGGAAAATTGTAGCtgttttttatatctttgtgAGTCCTATGTTAAACCCATTGATCTACAGTCTGAGAAACAAAGATGTTAAAAGAGCAATAAAGGAAGTTATCCGAAAGAAACTGTTTGTTAAATAA